The following proteins are co-located in the Mesorhizobium australicum WSM2073 genome:
- a CDS encoding pirin family protein, whose protein sequence is MSFFPGKDPEAGDAFASDQIELMVIPNAKDIGGFEVRRALPTAKRRLVGPFIFFDRMGPAIMRAGQALDVRPHPHIGLSTVTYLFDGTIRHRDSLGTEMVIQPGDVNLMTAGRGIVHSERTPQELRGAPMSISGLQTWLALPDGKEEVAPVFENTAALRLPEIDAEGVSGRVVIGDFQGLRSPVRADSETLYADLRLAPGASVKIPADAEERAIYTLEGEVSISGDAFPAERLLVFRPGDEIVISSSTGAHFMLFGGASLGSKRYIWWNFVSSSKERIEQAKQEWKTGRFDIVPGDEKEFIPLPEG, encoded by the coding sequence ATGAGCTTCTTCCCCGGCAAGGACCCTGAGGCCGGCGATGCCTTCGCCAGCGACCAGATCGAGCTGATGGTTATCCCTAACGCCAAGGACATTGGCGGTTTCGAGGTGCGTCGCGCCTTGCCGACCGCCAAGCGGCGCTTGGTCGGGCCGTTCATCTTCTTCGATCGAATGGGTCCCGCGATCATGCGCGCCGGCCAGGCGCTCGATGTCCGCCCGCACCCGCATATCGGCCTGTCGACCGTGACCTATCTGTTCGACGGCACGATCAGGCATCGCGATTCGCTCGGCACCGAGATGGTCATCCAACCCGGCGACGTGAACCTGATGACGGCTGGTCGCGGCATCGTCCACTCCGAGCGCACGCCGCAGGAATTGCGCGGCGCGCCGATGTCGATCTCCGGCCTGCAGACCTGGTTGGCTCTGCCGGACGGCAAGGAAGAGGTGGCGCCGGTGTTCGAGAACACAGCGGCGCTGCGGCTTCCCGAAATCGACGCCGAAGGCGTCAGCGGCCGCGTCGTCATCGGCGATTTCCAGGGTTTGCGGTCTCCGGTGCGGGCCGATTCCGAGACACTCTATGCAGATTTGCGGCTGGCGCCCGGCGCCAGCGTCAAAATCCCGGCCGATGCCGAGGAGCGCGCCATCTACACGCTGGAGGGCGAGGTCTCGATTTCGGGTGATGCGTTCCCAGCGGAACGGCTGCTGGTATTCCGGCCCGGCGACGAGATCGTCATATCGTCATCGACCGGTGCGCATTTCATGCTGTTCGGCGGCGCCTCGCTTGGTTCGAAGCGCTACATCTGGTGGAATTTCGTTTCCTCGTCCAAGGAGCGCATCGAGCAGGCCAAGCAGGAATGGAAGACTGGCCGCTTCGATATCGTTCCTGGCGATGAGAAAGAATTCATACCGCTGCCGGAAGGCTGA
- a CDS encoding DUF2277 domain-containing protein produces the protein MCRNIKTLFNFDPPATNDEVRDAALQFVRKLSGTTRPSAKNQHAFDHAVEAIAASARELLDSLETHQHPRNREEVAAKLKAKAAIRFA, from the coding sequence ATGTGCAGAAACATCAAGACCCTGTTCAATTTTGATCCGCCGGCAACCAACGACGAAGTCCGCGACGCGGCACTGCAGTTTGTCCGCAAGCTGAGCGGCACGACGCGGCCTTCTGCCAAGAACCAGCATGCGTTCGATCATGCGGTCGAAGCCATCGCGGCATCCGCACGCGAATTGCTCGATTCCCTCGAAACCCACCAGCATCCTCGCAATCGCGAAGAGGTGGCGGCCAAATTAAAAGCGAAAGCGGCGATCCGGTTCGCCTGA
- a CDS encoding class I SAM-dependent RNA methyltransferase, with protein MSVRFTIRKLGSQGDGIAETESGDLFIPFTLPGEIVTAARERDRATLMAVLEASPLRVEPACRHFTECGGCALQHFETEAYRRWKREKVVHALKGKGIECEIGELVACAPQSRRRVVLAARRMDAGMLLGFNRHLSPEIISISECPISLPEIVAALGQLRALAELICATTKSFRMAVTVTGSGLDIAVHESGKLGEHQRRIASNFVIAQGFARLSIDDEIVIEPRKPVVMFGSVAVAVPPGTFLQATEAAERTMAEIVSGHLKRAKKIADLFAGCGSFALRLATKSEVHAVEGDAAALSALDRGSRFATGLKRVTGERRDLFRRPLTFKELNAFDGLVFDPPRAGAEDQSKQIARSDVPYVAAVSCNPVTLARDLRILIDGGYMLNSVTPIDQFLWSPHVEAVALLEKPRRRRG; from the coding sequence ATGAGCGTACGCTTCACAATACGAAAACTCGGATCGCAGGGCGACGGCATCGCCGAAACCGAGAGCGGCGATCTGTTCATTCCCTTCACGCTGCCGGGCGAGATCGTCACCGCCGCGCGCGAGCGGGATCGCGCCACGCTGATGGCGGTGCTGGAAGCCTCTCCGCTGCGCGTCGAACCCGCCTGCCGCCATTTCACCGAATGCGGCGGCTGTGCCCTCCAACATTTCGAGACCGAAGCCTATCGCCGATGGAAACGCGAAAAGGTGGTGCACGCATTGAAGGGCAAGGGCATCGAATGCGAGATTGGCGAACTGGTCGCCTGCGCGCCGCAGTCGCGCCGCCGCGTCGTGCTTGCCGCCCGGCGCATGGACGCAGGCATGCTGCTCGGCTTCAATCGCCATCTGTCGCCCGAGATCATCTCCATATCCGAATGCCCGATCTCACTGCCCGAGATCGTCGCGGCACTCGGCCAGCTGAGGGCGCTGGCCGAATTGATATGCGCCACCACCAAATCGTTCCGGATGGCGGTCACCGTTACGGGTTCCGGTCTCGACATCGCGGTGCACGAGTCAGGCAAGCTCGGCGAACACCAGCGCCGTATCGCCTCCAACTTTGTCATTGCGCAAGGCTTTGCCAGGCTGTCCATCGATGACGAGATCGTCATCGAGCCAAGGAAGCCCGTGGTCATGTTCGGCAGTGTTGCGGTCGCCGTGCCGCCCGGCACCTTTCTGCAGGCGACGGAGGCCGCCGAACGGACCATGGCCGAGATCGTCAGCGGACATCTGAAGCGTGCAAAAAAAATTGCCGATCTCTTTGCCGGTTGCGGCAGCTTTGCCTTGCGGCTGGCGACGAAATCGGAAGTCCATGCGGTCGAAGGCGACGCGGCCGCGCTTTCGGCGCTCGACCGGGGATCACGTTTCGCGACCGGCCTCAAGCGGGTGACGGGCGAACGACGCGACCTGTTTCGCCGGCCACTGACCTTCAAGGAGTTGAACGCCTTCGACGGCCTTGTCTTCGATCCGCCGCGCGCCGGCGCCGAAGATCAGTCGAAGCAGATCGCCCGCTCGGATGTTCCATACGTTGCCGCGGTGTCCTGCAACCCGGTGACGCTGGCCCGCGACCTGCGCATTCTCATCGACGGCGGCTATATGCTGAACAGCGTGACGCCAATCGATCAGTTCCTGTGGTCGCCACATGTCGAGGCGGTCGCCTTGCTGGAGAAACCGAGGAGGAGGCGCGGCTGA
- a CDS encoding GFA family protein has translation MLTGTCHCGAAHWMLEGDPGPVTACNCTLCRRYGTLWAYDYVDERIRVSGPMGSYTRAGQEDPSLEILFCPRCACVLGWRGLRASASGRRRMAVNVRLAPPEAVADLPIDHFDGLDTYDDLPRDGRCVRDMWF, from the coding sequence ATGCTGACGGGAACCTGCCACTGTGGCGCCGCCCACTGGATGCTGGAGGGCGACCCCGGCCCGGTGACGGCCTGCAACTGCACGCTTTGCCGCCGCTATGGCACGCTCTGGGCCTATGATTATGTCGACGAACGCATTCGCGTTTCGGGGCCAATGGGCAGCTATACGCGCGCCGGACAGGAAGACCCGTCGCTCGAGATCCTGTTCTGCCCGCGTTGCGCCTGCGTGCTCGGCTGGCGCGGACTGCGCGCCAGCGCCTCGGGTCGAAGACGCATGGCCGTCAATGTCCGGCTGGCGCCCCCCGAGGCCGTCGCCGATCTGCCGATCGACCATTTCGATGGCCTCGACACTTACGACGATCTGCCGCGCGACGGCCGCTGCGTACGCGACATGTGGTTTTAG
- a CDS encoding TetR/AcrR family transcriptional regulator yields the protein MHRPRKEMIAETRAKLIAAARQAFGTIGYAEASMDDFTASAGLTRGALYHHFGDKKGLLEAVIAEIDAEMAARVNEVASRAPTRWQHFVDECTTYIEMALEPEIQRIMFRDGPAVLGDPALWSNANACVGSMTDHLTALQREGVVVPGVDPESAARLINGASSQAAQRIANSQDPEATSKMVVAAFKQLLEGLLKKPEALSR from the coding sequence ATGCATCGACCGCGCAAGGAGATGATCGCCGAGACACGCGCCAAGCTGATCGCCGCGGCACGCCAGGCTTTCGGTACCATCGGCTATGCCGAAGCGTCGATGGATGATTTCACCGCGTCGGCCGGGCTGACGCGCGGCGCCCTTTATCATCACTTCGGCGACAAGAAGGGACTGCTTGAGGCGGTTATCGCCGAAATCGACGCGGAAATGGCGGCCCGGGTGAATGAGGTCGCGTCGCGGGCGCCGACCCGCTGGCAGCATTTCGTCGACGAATGCACCACCTATATCGAAATGGCGCTGGAGCCGGAAATCCAGCGCATCATGTTCCGGGATGGTCCGGCTGTGCTGGGCGATCCGGCACTGTGGTCGAATGCCAATGCCTGCGTCGGTTCAATGACCGATCATCTGACAGCGCTGCAGCGGGAAGGGGTGGTCGTCCCCGGCGTCGACCCGGAGTCGGCAGCGCGGCTGATCAATGGGGCGAGCAGCCAGGCCGCGCAGCGCATCGCCAATTCGCAAGATCCCGAAGCGACATCGAAGATGGTGGTGGCCGCGTTCAAGCAATTGCTCGAAGGCCTGCTGAAAAAGCCGGAAGCGCTTTCAAGATGA
- a CDS encoding MFS transporter, which produces MQNPYSEIFRAPGARGFAAAGFMARLPIAMAPIGIVAMLSQTRGEYWVAGAVSATFALANAFLAPQISRLVDRLGQTRVVVPTTIISVLAFAALIASANQDWPVWTLFASALLAAAMPSMPAMVRARWTEIFRGRPEMNTAFAFESAADELVYIAGASLSVGLSAALFPEAGVAVSTLFLALGSTAFILQRSTEPQVRPVDHGSSGSAIRLGPVQIITFAMIFIGATFATTEVSTVAITKELGQPGTASLVIGVYALGSFVLGIIIGALNLKAPLQRQLAIAVALVALGTLLPLTASTVPALALTVFISGVAISPTFITAFGLIERHVPEAMLTEGITWVTTGIGIGMALGSFAAGAVVDAFGAQNGFWVSVTSGAIALITVLLGQRSLATHECELEGCEAAIPAE; this is translated from the coding sequence ATGCAAAACCCCTATTCGGAAATCTTTCGCGCTCCCGGAGCCAGGGGCTTTGCCGCCGCCGGCTTCATGGCGCGCCTGCCGATCGCCATGGCGCCGATCGGCATCGTGGCGATGCTGTCGCAGACGCGTGGCGAATACTGGGTGGCGGGTGCGGTTTCGGCGACATTCGCCTTGGCCAATGCCTTCCTGGCGCCGCAGATATCGAGGTTGGTCGACCGCCTCGGCCAGACGCGGGTTGTCGTACCCACCACCATCATCTCTGTGCTCGCATTCGCGGCCCTGATCGCATCGGCCAATCAAGACTGGCCGGTATGGACGCTGTTCGCGTCGGCGCTGCTGGCCGCGGCGATGCCAAGCATGCCGGCCATGGTGCGGGCGCGCTGGACCGAGATTTTCCGGGGCCGGCCCGAGATGAACACCGCCTTCGCCTTCGAGTCGGCGGCGGACGAACTGGTCTATATTGCCGGCGCATCGCTATCTGTGGGCCTCAGCGCCGCGCTGTTCCCGGAAGCGGGCGTTGCCGTCAGCACGCTGTTCCTCGCCTTGGGCTCGACAGCCTTCATTCTGCAGCGTTCGACCGAGCCGCAAGTGCGGCCGGTGGACCATGGCTCCAGCGGCTCGGCAATCCGCCTGGGGCCGGTCCAAATCATCACCTTCGCCATGATCTTCATCGGCGCGACCTTCGCGACGACGGAGGTGAGCACGGTGGCGATCACCAAGGAACTCGGCCAGCCGGGCACTGCCAGTCTCGTCATCGGCGTCTATGCGCTGGGCTCCTTCGTGCTCGGCATCATCATCGGCGCGCTCAACCTGAAAGCACCGCTGCAACGCCAGCTCGCCATCGCGGTTGCCTTGGTCGCGCTCGGCACACTGCTGCCGCTTACCGCCAGCACCGTGCCAGCGCTCGCGCTGACTGTCTTCATCAGTGGCGTGGCGATCTCGCCGACCTTCATCACCGCCTTCGGCCTGATCGAGCGGCATGTCCCGGAAGCGATGCTGACCGAAGGCATCACCTGGGTAACCACCGGGATCGGCATCGGCATGGCGCTGGGCTCCTTCGCCGCCGGCGCCGTGGTGGATGCATTCGGCGCCCAGAACGGATTCTGGGTCTCGGTGACGTCAGGCGCTATCGCGCTGATCACGGTGCTGCTCGGCCAGCGCAGCCTCGCCACCCACGAATGCGAGTTGGAAGGATGCGAGGCGGCAATCCCGGCCGAGTGA
- a CDS encoding TlyA family RNA methyltransferase: MNSPLPASTRQRLDDLLVQRGLFASRSRARDAVERGTVTVDGAIARKPGQNVSPQCVVAIDDPAQAYVSRAALKLIAGLDHFSLDPAGREALDIGASTGGFTQVLLERGASHVTAIDVGHGQMHPDVGGDPRVTVIEGLNARDLTVADLAGRNPDFIVSDVSFISLKLALPPALAIAKPGAGAIFLVKPQFEAGREAIGKGGLLKDPFDAARVAGLLQDWLDAIPGWRSLGLHLSPIEGGDGNREFLLGGIKDR, translated from the coding sequence ATGAACTCGCCTCTGCCAGCCAGCACACGCCAGCGGCTCGACGACCTGCTCGTCCAGCGCGGGCTGTTTGCCAGCCGCTCGCGCGCCCGCGACGCGGTGGAGCGCGGCACGGTGACGGTCGACGGCGCCATAGCCCGCAAGCCCGGCCAGAACGTTTCGCCGCAATGCGTTGTCGCCATCGACGATCCGGCGCAAGCCTATGTCTCGCGCGCCGCCCTCAAGCTGATCGCCGGGCTCGACCATTTCAGCCTCGACCCGGCCGGTCGCGAGGCCCTCGACATCGGCGCCTCGACCGGCGGTTTCACCCAGGTGCTGCTCGAACGCGGCGCGTCCCATGTCACGGCAATCGATGTCGGGCATGGCCAGATGCATCCTGATGTCGGTGGTGATCCGCGCGTGACGGTGATCGAGGGCCTGAACGCGCGCGATCTCACCGTTGCCGATCTTGCCGGCCGCAATCCGGATTTCATCGTTTCCGACGTCAGTTTCATCTCGCTGAAACTGGCGCTGCCGCCGGCACTCGCCATTGCCAAGCCCGGCGCCGGTGCGATCTTTCTGGTCAAGCCGCAATTCGAGGCCGGTCGCGAGGCGATCGGCAAGGGCGGTTTGTTGAAGGATCCCTTCGATGCCGCCCGTGTCGCGGGCCTGCTGCAGGATTGGCTGGATGCCATCCCTGGCTGGCGCTCGCTTGGCCTGCATCTGTCACCGATTGAAGGTGGCGACGGCAATCGCGAATTCCTGCTCGGTGGGATCAAGGACCGATGA
- the dxs gene encoding 1-deoxy-D-xylulose-5-phosphate synthase: MNRKSGPNVNATPHTPLLDRVRVPADLRTLAESDLPQLASELRLELIDAVSRTGGHLGAGLGVVELTVALHYVFNTPDDRLIWDVGHQAYPHKILTGRRDRIRTLRQEGGLSGFTRRAESEYDPFGAAHSSTSISAGLGMAAARDLSGGRNNVISVIGDGAMSAGMAYEAMNNAGALDARLIVILNDNDMSIAPPTGAMSAYLARLASGKAYVGLRDFGKKLTSYLGKRADRAITRAVEHARGYVTGGTLFEELGFYHIGPIDGHNLEHLIPVLKNVRDNGKGPVLIHVVTQKGKGYAPAEAAADKYHGVNKFDVITGAQAKAPANAPAYTKVFAESLIQEGREDDRIVAVTAAMPGGTGLDLFGEVFPSRTFDVGIAEQHAVTFAAGLATEGYKPFAAIYSTFLQRAYDQVVHDVAIQKLPVRFPIDRAGFVGADGATHCGAFDTTFLASLPGFVVMAAADEAELRHMVRTAASYDDGPIAFRYPRGNGVGVDMPERGSVLEIGKGRVVREGSKVALLSFGTRLQDCLIAAEELGAAGLSTTVADARFAKPLDQDLIRRLARSHEVLVTVEEGAIGGFASHVLQFLAHEGLLESGLKVRPLVLPDDFTDHAKPEKMYADAGLDVAGIVRTVFTALGHTVRAQRA, from the coding sequence ATGAACAGAAAGTCTGGGCCCAACGTGAACGCAACGCCGCATACGCCGCTTCTCGATAGGGTTCGCGTCCCGGCCGACCTGCGCACGCTGGCCGAGAGCGACTTGCCGCAACTGGCATCAGAGCTTCGCCTCGAACTGATCGACGCGGTGTCGCGCACCGGCGGCCATCTCGGTGCCGGCCTTGGCGTGGTCGAACTGACGGTGGCGCTGCATTATGTCTTCAACACACCCGATGACCGGCTGATCTGGGATGTCGGCCACCAGGCCTATCCGCACAAGATACTGACCGGCCGTCGCGACCGCATCCGCACCTTGCGCCAGGAAGGCGGGTTGTCGGGCTTCACCCGCCGAGCCGAGAGCGAATACGACCCGTTCGGCGCCGCCCACTCCTCGACATCGATATCGGCCGGCCTCGGCATGGCCGCCGCCCGCGACCTCTCAGGCGGGCGCAACAATGTCATCTCCGTCATCGGCGACGGCGCCATGTCGGCCGGCATGGCTTATGAGGCGATGAACAATGCCGGCGCGCTCGATGCGCGCCTCATCGTCATCCTCAACGACAATGACATGTCGATCGCCCCGCCAACCGGCGCCATGAGCGCCTATCTGGCGCGTCTGGCTTCCGGCAAGGCCTATGTCGGCCTGCGCGACTTCGGCAAGAAGCTGACCTCCTATCTCGGCAAGCGAGCCGATCGAGCCATCACCCGCGCGGTCGAGCATGCGCGCGGTTACGTCACCGGCGGCACCTTGTTCGAGGAACTCGGCTTCTATCACATCGGCCCGATTGACGGTCACAATCTGGAGCATCTCATCCCGGTCCTGAAAAACGTCCGTGACAACGGCAAGGGTCCGGTGCTGATCCATGTCGTCACCCAGAAGGGCAAGGGCTACGCGCCGGCGGAAGCGGCCGCCGACAAGTATCATGGCGTCAACAAATTCGACGTCATCACCGGCGCACAGGCCAAGGCGCCGGCCAATGCACCGGCCTACACCAAGGTGTTTGCCGAAAGCCTGATCCAAGAGGGCCGCGAGGACGACCGCATCGTCGCCGTCACCGCCGCCATGCCGGGCGGCACCGGCCTCGACCTGTTCGGCGAGGTGTTTCCGTCAAGGACTTTCGACGTCGGCATTGCCGAGCAGCATGCGGTGACCTTCGCCGCCGGCCTGGCGACGGAAGGCTACAAGCCCTTCGCCGCGATCTATTCGACCTTCCTGCAGCGCGCCTACGATCAGGTCGTCCATGACGTCGCGATCCAGAAACTGCCGGTGCGTTTCCCCATCGATCGCGCCGGCTTTGTGGGCGCCGACGGTGCCACCCATTGCGGCGCGTTCGACACCACCTTCCTGGCAAGCCTGCCGGGCTTTGTCGTAATGGCCGCGGCCGACGAGGCGGAATTGCGTCACATGGTGCGCACCGCCGCCAGCTACGACGACGGGCCGATCGCCTTCCGCTATCCGCGCGGCAACGGCGTCGGCGTCGACATGCCCGAGCGCGGCTCTGTTCTGGAGATCGGCAAAGGCCGCGTCGTCCGGGAAGGCAGCAAGGTTGCCCTCCTGTCCTTCGGCACAAGGCTGCAGGATTGCCTCATCGCGGCCGAGGAACTCGGCGCGGCCGGGCTTTCCACCACGGTCGCCGATGCCCGTTTCGCCAAGCCGCTCGACCAGGATCTGATCCGGCGGCTGGCCCGCTCGCATGAGGTTCTGGTGACGGTGGAGGAGGGCGCAATTGGCGGCTTCGCCAGCCATGTGCTGCAATTCCTCGCCCATGAAGGACTGCTCGAAAGCGGCCTGAAGGTACGCCCGCTGGTGCTGCCGGATGACTTCACCGACCACGCCAAGCCAGAGAAGATGTATGCCGATGCTGGCCTCGACGTCGCCGGAATCGTGCGCACCGTATTCACCGCGCTCGGTCATACGGTCCGCGCCCAGCGCGCCTGA
- a CDS encoding exodeoxyribonuclease VII small subunit, with protein MTGEINEDVKAMSFEQALDALEKIVDDLERGDVPLDQSIRIYERGEALKVHCDRLLKAAEDKVEKIRLSRDGKPVGTEPLDAD; from the coding sequence ATGACCGGTGAGATCAACGAAGACGTCAAGGCGATGAGCTTTGAACAGGCACTCGACGCACTGGAGAAGATCGTCGATGATCTGGAGCGTGGCGACGTGCCGCTCGACCAGTCGATCCGGATTTACGAGCGCGGGGAGGCGCTGAAGGTTCATTGCGACCGGCTGCTGAAGGCCGCCGAGGACAAGGTCGAGAAGATCAGGCTGTCGCGCGACGGCAAGCCGGTTGGAACCGAGCCGCTCGACGCGGACTGA
- a CDS encoding histone deacetylase family protein, with amino-acid sequence MATRLYTHPIFLEHITPPGHPERPDRLRAIERVLDDEAFAALDRVEAPQGDEATILYAHPADFVARVRAAIPDEGIARIDADTTASPKSWQAVITAIGAANAAVDDVFAGRADNVFVAARPPGHHAEKTTAMGFCFFNTAAIAARHAQRKHGAERVAVVDWDVHHGNGTQDIFWDDPSVLYCSTHQMPLYPGTGAKSETGAGNIVNAPLAPRTGSEVFRDAFLSRVLPALDNFAPDLIIVSAGFDAHHRDPLAEINLTEDDFDWATGQLMQRAAIHGGNRLVSLLEGGYDLQGLAFSVAAHVGRLMKG; translated from the coding sequence ATGGCCACCCGTCTCTACACGCACCCGATCTTTCTCGAACACATCACGCCGCCCGGTCACCCCGAGCGGCCCGACCGCCTGCGCGCCATCGAGCGCGTGCTCGACGACGAAGCTTTTGCCGCGCTTGACCGCGTCGAGGCACCGCAAGGCGACGAGGCGACCATCCTCTACGCGCATCCCGCCGATTTCGTCGCGCGTGTCCGCGCCGCCATCCCCGACGAAGGCATTGCCCGCATCGACGCCGACACCACCGCCAGCCCGAAAAGCTGGCAGGCGGTGATTACGGCGATCGGTGCCGCCAATGCCGCCGTCGACGACGTCTTTGCGGGCCGCGCCGACAACGTCTTCGTCGCCGCCCGCCCGCCCGGCCACCATGCCGAAAAGACCACGGCCATGGGCTTCTGCTTCTTCAACACGGCGGCAATCGCAGCGCGCCATGCGCAGAGGAAGCATGGCGCCGAGCGTGTCGCTGTCGTCGACTGGGACGTGCATCACGGCAACGGCACGCAGGATATTTTTTGGGACGATCCCTCGGTGCTCTATTGCTCGACGCACCAGATGCCGCTTTATCCCGGCACGGGCGCGAAGAGTGAGACCGGCGCCGGCAACATCGTCAATGCGCCGCTGGCGCCTCGGACGGGCAGCGAGGTGTTTCGCGATGCGTTCCTGTCGCGCGTGCTGCCGGCACTCGACAATTTCGCGCCGGATCTGATTATCGTTTCGGCAGGCTTCGACGCGCACCATCGCGACCCGCTGGCGGAAATCAATCTGACCGAGGACGATTTCGACTGGGCGACCGGCCAGTTGATGCAGCGCGCCGCAATCCACGGCGGCAACCGGCTCGTCAGCCTGCTCGAGGGCGGCTACGATCTGCAGGGATTGGCATTTTCGGTCGCCGCACATGTCGGGCGACTGATGAAAGGATGA
- a CDS encoding transglutaminase-like cysteine peptidase produces the protein MRHSPVLALLLGFVSLIGAASLLASPASAQSTLFKSRSTQSSMDGSRSASVGGSTSVPYGWIDFCHRRPKECKVPALPAANVKLTARTFRILKRINQKANSAIKPVSNFDHWGTMADHWDYPVDGKGDCKIYALYKRKLLQEAGFPRQALLMTVVRDLNNEGHTILTVKTDKGDFVLDNMVDQIRPWNATGYYFLKRQSQQNPNVWQSVNQRGGTPKTFANAAKLVD, from the coding sequence ATGCGGCACTCCCCCGTCCTGGCTCTCCTGCTTGGCTTTGTTTCGTTGATTGGTGCGGCATCGCTGCTAGCCAGTCCGGCGTCGGCCCAGTCGACTTTGTTCAAGTCGCGATCGACCCAATCTTCCATGGATGGGTCGCGCTCTGCCTCCGTGGGTGGAAGCACCAGCGTCCCCTACGGTTGGATCGATTTCTGTCATCGCCGCCCAAAAGAGTGCAAGGTGCCGGCTCTGCCGGCCGCGAATGTCAAGCTGACAGCGCGGACCTTCCGCATCCTCAAGCGGATAAATCAGAAGGCGAACAGCGCCATCAAACCCGTCAGCAATTTCGATCACTGGGGCACGATGGCGGACCATTGGGATTATCCGGTTGACGGCAAAGGCGATTGCAAGATCTACGCACTCTACAAACGCAAGCTCCTTCAAGAGGCTGGATTTCCCCGGCAAGCGCTGTTGATGACGGTCGTGCGCGATCTCAACAATGAGGGCCACACCATCCTGACGGTGAAAACCGATAAAGGCGATTTTGTCCTCGACAATATGGTCGACCAAATCAGGCCCTGGAATGCAACCGGCTACTACTTCCTGAAACGTCAATCGCAGCAGAATCCGAATGTCTGGCAGTCGGTCAACCAGCGAGGCGGCACGCCGAAAACCTTCGCGAATGCTGCAAAGCTCGTAGATTGA
- the ribB gene encoding 3,4-dihydroxy-2-butanone-4-phosphate synthase, giving the protein MPYDQKKIVEAIRAFERGEIVVVMDDDGRENEGDLIVAAVHCTPEKMAFIVRNTSGIVCTPMPREEAKRLNLAPMVADNDSAHTTAFTVSVDFKHGTTTGISADDRTLTVRNLANGNVGASDFVRPGHIFPLIAREGGVLMRSGHTEAAVDLCKLAGLPPIGVISELVNDDGTVKRGPQVAAFAEEHGLKQVSVADLIAYRQRKETLVERVACSDIETLGGKAQVFTYTLPWDTMHHVAIVFGDIRDGEEVPVRLHSEDVVTDVFGTSHRLDGIMKAMGERKRGVIVYLREGSVGVAHQERNRPAPGDREDHEEARRRESEWREIGLGAQILKDLGISSINLIASRERHYVGLEGFGIHIAKTEIL; this is encoded by the coding sequence ATGCCTTATGACCAGAAGAAGATCGTCGAAGCCATCCGCGCCTTCGAACGCGGCGAGATCGTCGTCGTCATGGACGATGACGGGCGCGAGAACGAGGGCGACCTGATCGTCGCCGCCGTCCATTGCACGCCGGAGAAGATGGCCTTCATCGTTCGCAACACGTCGGGTATTGTCTGCACGCCGATGCCGCGCGAGGAGGCTAAACGGCTGAACCTCGCGCCGATGGTGGCCGACAATGATTCGGCTCACACCACCGCCTTTACCGTCAGCGTCGACTTCAAGCATGGCACGACGACAGGCATTTCGGCCGACGACCGCACGCTGACCGTGCGCAACCTCGCCAACGGCAATGTCGGCGCCTCCGATTTCGTCCGCCCTGGCCACATCTTCCCGCTCATCGCGCGCGAGGGCGGCGTCTTGATGCGCTCGGGTCATACCGAGGCGGCGGTCGATTTGTGCAAGCTCGCCGGCCTGCCGCCGATCGGCGTGATCTCGGAACTGGTCAACGACGACGGCACCGTCAAGCGCGGCCCGCAGGTCGCGGCTTTCGCCGAGGAGCATGGCCTCAAGCAGGTATCGGTCGCCGACCTCATCGCTTACCGGCAGCGCAAGGAGACCCTGGTCGAGCGCGTCGCCTGCTCCGACATCGAGACGCTGGGCGGCAAGGCGCAGGTCTTCACCTACACGCTGCCCTGGGACACGATGCATCACGTCGCCATCGTCTTCGGCGACATCCGCGATGGCGAGGAGGTGCCGGTGCGGCTGCATTCGGAGGATGTGGTGACCGACGTGTTCGGAACCAGCCACCGGCTCGACGGCATCATGAAGGCGATGGGCGAGCGCAAGCGCGGCGTCATTGTCTATCTCAGGGAAGGCTCGGTCGGCGTTGCCCACCAGGAGCGCAACCGGCCGGCGCCAGGCGACCGCGAGGACCATGAAGAGGCGCGCCGGCGCGAGAGCGAATGGCGCGAGATCGGCCTTGGCGCCCAGATCCTGAAGGACCTCGGCATTTCATCCATTAACCTGATTGCCTCGCGCGAACGCCACTATGTCGGCCTCGAGGGTTTTGGCATTCACATCGCCAAGACCGAGATCCTCTGA